Proteins co-encoded in one Syntrophales bacterium genomic window:
- a CDS encoding electron transfer flavoprotein subunit alpha/FixB family protein, with translation NTITEEEKMAKGVWIVAEQRDGALRKVSFELASTARKLADQLGDEVAAVLLGGAVEALAAGLGKYGGGKGYVAEDPAFEPYTTDAYAQAVTKIVKENDPVILLLAASAQGKDLAARLVGSLATGMASDCTDIKIVDGKLYATRPMYAGKCYGEVVIDSFPQMASLRPNVFPLVENPRTPQIIKFDPGLGALKTKVVEIQKEAAGKIDVTEANIIVSGGRGMKGPENFVILEELASLLGGAVGASRAAVDAGWRPQSDQVGQTGKVVSPNLYIACGISGAIQHLAGMSSSKYIVAINKDPEAPIFQKADYGVVDDLFKVVPALTEEVKKLL, from the coding sequence AAAATACGATCACGGAGGAAGAGAAAATGGCAAAAGGTGTGTGGATAGTTGCAGAACAGAGAGATGGAGCTCTGCGCAAGGTGAGTTTTGAGCTGGCTAGCACGGCTCGTAAACTGGCGGATCAGCTGGGAGATGAGGTTGCAGCTGTACTTCTGGGAGGGGCTGTGGAGGCTCTAGCGGCAGGGCTTGGGAAATACGGTGGGGGTAAAGGATATGTGGCGGAGGATCCCGCTTTTGAACCCTACACAACGGATGCCTACGCTCAGGCAGTGACAAAGATTGTGAAGGAGAATGATCCCGTTATACTTCTCCTCGCTGCCTCGGCGCAGGGAAAGGATCTTGCAGCACGTTTGGTGGGATCCCTGGCGACTGGTATGGCCTCAGATTGCACGGATATAAAGATAGTGGACGGGAAGCTCTACGCAACGAGGCCTATGTATGCGGGGAAATGCTATGGGGAAGTGGTAATTGACAGTTTCCCCCAAATGGCATCGCTCCGCCCAAATGTATTTCCTTTGGTGGAAAATCCGAGGACTCCTCAGATCATCAAATTCGATCCTGGTCTTGGTGCGTTGAAGACGAAGGTTGTGGAGATTCAGAAAGAGGCCGCCGGTAAGATTGACGTAACGGAAGCCAACATCATAGTCTCCGGCGGAAGAGGTATGAAGGGGCCTGAGAACTTTGTAATTTTAGAGGAGCTCGCTTCCCTTCTTGGTGGTGCCGTTGGTGCTTCCAGGGCAGCGGTGGATGCAGGCTGGCGTCCCCAGTCCGACCAGGTGGGTCAGACGGGTAAGGTTGTTTCTCCCAATCTTTACATCGCTTGTGGTATTTCAGGTGCCATACAGCACCTGGCCGGTATGAGCTCTTCGAAATACATAGTGGCCATAAACAAAGATCCCGAAGCACCTATATTCCAGAAGGCGGATTACGGTGTTGTGGATGACCTCTTCAAGGTAGTTCCCGCTTTAACGGAGGAGGTTAAGAAGCTGCTGTAA